In Candidatus Coatesbacteria bacterium, the sequence CGGCTCGACGGATCCCTCACCGGCGATCCTGGCTCACTACGCCCGACGGGATGCCCGGCTGCGGATTATAAGCCGACCCCACCGCGGCCTCGTCGCCGCCCTCAATGCCGGCTTGGCCGCCTGCCGCGGCGAACTCGTCGCCCGGATGGACGCCGACGACCGGATGCTCCCAGGTCGGCTGGCGGCCCAGGCCGCTCTGCTGGCCCAGCGCGCCGATCTCGCCGGCTGCGGTTGTCCGGCCCGCGTCGAGCCCGCCGCGGCGATGACCCCCGGCGCCCGGCGCTACCTGGAATGGAACAACTCCCTGATCACCCCCCAAGACATCCGTCGCCAGGTGTTCATCGAGAGCCCCCTGATCCACCCCACGGTGATGCTGCGTCGAGCGGTTCTCGAAGCCGCCGGCGGCTGGCGGGAATTCGACGGCCCCGAGGACTACGATCTCTGGCTGCGTCTGCTCTTCGAGCACGACGCCGAACTGGCCAAGGTCTCCCGCACTCTCCACGTCTGGCGCGACCACAGCGACCGGCTGACCCGCACCGATCCCCGCTACCGGGCGGCCGCCTTCCTCGAACTCAAGACCCACTACCTGGCCGAGTACGTCGTCCGGCCCCGGAACGGCTACGTCCTCTGGGGCTGTGGACCCCTCGGCAAGGCCCTGCTCAAGGCCCTGCGCCGACAGGGGATCGAACGCCCCGCCGCCATCGTCGAGGTCCACCCCGGACGCCTCGGCGAGATCATCCACGGCGCACCGGTGATCCCACCGGCGGCCGTCGACGACTACCAAAAGTACATCCACCTCGGCGCCGTCGGCCAGGCCGGTTCCCGGGAACGACTGCGACGCGAATTCGCCGCCCACGACCTCCGCGAGGGTCGCGACGCCTTCTTCACCGCCTGAACGGAAAGACGCCCCGGGCGACCTGGGAAAAACACCCGCGATACCGCATAACACACCGCGCCGGAACCGGCACGGTTTTTGCGGAGGCCGACCGTTAAGATCGCTCCAACGGTCGCCGAGATGCAAAAACCGTGCCGGTTCCGGCGCGGTGGGCTTGCGTATCGCTGGCGGTAT encodes:
- a CDS encoding glycosyltransferase → MISVLLPVYNAAAALPAALETTLAQTGASFEVVAVDDGSTDPSPAILAHYARRDARLRIISRPHRGLVAALNAGLAACRGELVARMDADDRMLPGRLAAQAALLAQRADLAGCGCPARVEPAAAMTPGARRYLEWNNSLITPQDIRRQVFIESPLIHPTVMLRRAVLEAAGGWREFDGPEDYDLWLRLLFEHDAELAKVSRTLHVWRDHSDRLTRTDPRYRAAAFLELKTHYLAEYVVRPRNGYVLWGCGPLGKALLKALRRQGIERPAAIVEVHPGRLGEIIHGAPVIPPAAVDDYQKYIHLGAVGQAGSRERLRREFAAHDLREGRDAFFTA